The Streptomyces sp. SS1-1 genome has a segment encoding these proteins:
- a CDS encoding DUF1707 and DUF4190 domain-containing protein, with protein sequence MTQPSWPPWRPWQGPGPQPWPRGGGGAPRPWAPAAAPAMLASHADRERAVDVLRAGFGEGRLEKPEFDQRVARAYAARTVGELALLVADLPQGPLPLPAPVTPVPRTFLPYDRPRTNGKAVGSAVCGVLCLMSFGLAGIPAVVLGHSARAEIRRTGESGDGLALTGLVLGWLSNAAWAALLTLMIVAAAVSA encoded by the coding sequence ATGACTCAGCCGTCGTGGCCGCCGTGGCGGCCCTGGCAGGGGCCCGGGCCGCAGCCGTGGCCGAGGGGTGGAGGTGGTGCGCCGCGGCCCTGGGCACCGGCCGCCGCCCCCGCGATGCTCGCCTCGCACGCCGACCGGGAGCGCGCCGTGGACGTGCTCAGGGCAGGGTTCGGGGAGGGGCGCCTGGAGAAGCCCGAGTTCGACCAGCGGGTGGCGCGGGCCTACGCGGCCCGTACGGTGGGGGAGCTGGCCCTGCTGGTGGCCGACCTGCCCCAGGGCCCCCTGCCGCTGCCGGCGCCCGTCACGCCCGTGCCGCGGACCTTCCTGCCATACGACCGGCCGCGGACCAACGGCAAGGCGGTCGGTTCGGCCGTGTGCGGGGTGCTCTGCCTGATGAGTTTCGGCCTGGCCGGCATACCGGCCGTCGTGCTGGGGCACTCGGCCCGCGCCGAGATACGGCGCACGGGCGAGAGCGGTGACGGGCTCGCGCTGACGGGGCTCGTCCTCGGCTGGCTGTCGAACGCGGCGTGGGCGGCGCTGCTGACGCTGATGATCGTGGCCGCGGCCGTGTCCGCGTGA
- the rpsL gene encoding 30S ribosomal protein S12 encodes MPTIQQLVRKGRQDKVEKNKTPALEGSPQRRGVCTRVFTTTPKKPNSALRKVARVRLTSGIEVTAYIPGEGHNLQEHSIVLVRGGRVKDLPGVRYKIIRGSLDTQGVKNRKQARSRYGAKKEK; translated from the coding sequence GTGCCTACGATCCAGCAGCTGGTCCGCAAGGGCCGGCAGGACAAGGTCGAGAAGAACAAGACGCCCGCACTCGAGGGTTCCCCTCAGCGTCGTGGCGTCTGCACGCGTGTGTTCACGACCACCCCGAAGAAGCCGAACTCGGCCCTGCGTAAGGTCGCGCGTGTGCGTCTGACCAGCGGGATCGAGGTCACCGCTTACATTCCGGGTGAGGGACACAACCTGCAGGAGCACTCCATCGTGCTCGTGCGCGGCGGCCGTGTGAAGGACCTGCCGGGTGTTCGCTACAAGATCATCCGCGGCTCCCTCGACACCCAGGGTGTCAAGAACCGCAAGCAGGCCCGCAGCCGCTACGGCGCCAAGAAGGAGAAGTAA
- the rpsG gene encoding 30S ribosomal protein S7, translating into MPRKGPAPKRPVIIDPVYGSPLVTSLINKVLLNGKRSTAERIVYGAMEGLREKTGNDPIITLKRALENIKPTLEVKSRRVGGATYQVPIEVKPGRANTLALRWLVGYSRARREKTMTERLLNELLDASNGLGAAVKKREDTHKMAESNKAFAHYRW; encoded by the coding sequence ATGCCTCGTAAGGGCCCCGCCCCGAAGCGCCCGGTCATCATCGACCCGGTCTACGGCTCTCCTCTGGTGACCTCCCTGATCAACAAGGTGCTGCTGAACGGCAAGCGCTCCACCGCCGAGCGCATCGTCTACGGCGCCATGGAGGGCCTGCGTGAGAAGACGGGCAACGACCCGATCATCACGCTGAAGCGCGCTCTTGAGAACATCAAGCCGACCCTCGAGGTCAAGTCCCGCCGTGTCGGTGGTGCGACGTACCAGGTCCCGATCGAGGTCAAGCCCGGTCGCGCCAACACGCTCGCGCTGCGCTGGCTGGTCGGTTACTCCCGCGCCCGTCGCGAGAAGACCATGACCGAGCGTCTGCTCAACGAGCTCCTCGACGCCTCCAACGGCCTGGGTGCCGCTGTGAAGAAGCGCGAGGACACGCACAAGATGGCCGAGTCCAACAAGGCCTTCGCGCACTACCGCTGGTAG
- the fusA gene encoding elongation factor G produces MATTSLDLARVRNIGIMAHIDAGKTTTTERILFYTGVSYKIGEVHDGAATMDWMEQEQERGITITSAATTCHWPLEDNDYTINIIDTPGHVDFTVEVERSLRVLDGAVTVFDGVAGVEPQSETVWRQADRYGVPRICFVNKLDRTGAEFHRCVDMISDRLGAQPLVMQLPIGAEADFKGVVDLVRMKALVWSAEAAKGEMYDVVDIPATHTEAAEEWRGKLVEAVAENDEEIMELYLEGQEPTEEQLYAAIRRITIASGKSSDTTVTPVFCGTAFKNKGVQPLLDAVVRYLPTPLDVEAIEGHDVKDPELVVKRKPSDDEPLSALAFKIMSDPHLGKLTFVRVYSGRLESGTAVLNSVKGKKERIGKIYRMHANKREEIESVGAGDIVAVMGLKQTTTGETLSDDKQPVILESMDFPAPVIQVAIEPKSKGDQEKLGVAIQRLAEEDPSFQVHSDEETGQTIIGGMGELHLEVLVDRMRREFKVEANVGKPQVAYRETIRKAVERVDYTHKKQTGGTGQFAKVQIAIEPIEGGDASYEFVNKVTGGRIPKEYIPSVDAGAQEAMQFGILAGYEMTGVRVTLIDGGYHEVDSSELAFKIAGSQAFKEAARKASPVLLEPMMAVEVTTPEDYMGEVIGDINSRRGQIQAMEERAGARVVKGLVPLSEMFGYVGDLRSKTSGRASYSMQFDSYAEVPRNVAEEIIAKAKGE; encoded by the coding sequence ATGGCTACCACTTCACTTGACCTGGCCAGGGTCCGAAACATCGGGATCATGGCCCACATCGACGCGGGCAAGACGACCACCACCGAGCGGATTCTGTTCTACACCGGTGTGTCCTACAAGATCGGTGAGGTCCACGACGGCGCTGCCACCATGGACTGGATGGAGCAGGAGCAGGAGCGTGGCATCACGATCACGTCTGCTGCCACCACCTGTCACTGGCCGCTCGAAGACAACGACTACACCATCAACATCATCGACACCCCCGGGCACGTCGACTTCACCGTCGAGGTGGAGCGGTCCCTGCGTGTGCTCGATGGTGCCGTGACGGTGTTCGACGGTGTCGCCGGTGTCGAGCCCCAGTCCGAGACGGTGTGGCGTCAGGCCGACCGTTACGGCGTCCCGCGCATCTGCTTCGTCAACAAGCTGGACCGTACCGGCGCCGAGTTCCACCGCTGCGTGGACATGATCTCGGACCGCCTGGGCGCCCAGCCGCTCGTCATGCAGCTCCCGATCGGCGCCGAGGCCGACTTCAAGGGCGTCGTGGACCTGGTCCGCATGAAGGCGCTCGTGTGGTCCGCCGAGGCCGCCAAGGGCGAGATGTACGACGTCGTCGACATCCCGGCCACGCACACCGAGGCCGCCGAGGAGTGGCGCGGCAAGCTGGTCGAGGCCGTCGCGGAGAACGACGAAGAGATCATGGAGCTGTACCTCGAGGGCCAGGAGCCCACCGAGGAGCAGCTGTACGCCGCGATCCGTCGCATCACCATCGCGTCCGGCAAGTCCAGCGACACCACGGTCACCCCGGTGTTCTGTGGCACCGCGTTCAAGAACAAGGGCGTCCAGCCCCTGCTCGACGCGGTCGTGCGCTACCTGCCGACCCCGCTCGACGTCGAGGCCATCGAGGGCCACGACGTGAAGGACCCCGAGCTGGTCGTCAAGCGCAAGCCGTCCGACGACGAGCCGCTGTCCGCGCTGGCGTTCAAGATCATGAGCGACCCGCACCTCGGCAAGCTCACCTTCGTCCGGGTCTACTCGGGCCGCCTGGAGTCCGGCACCGCCGTGCTGAACTCCGTCAAGGGCAAGAAGGAGCGCATCGGCAAGATCTACCGCATGCACGCGAACAAGCGTGAGGAGATCGAGTCGGTGGGCGCCGGCGACATCGTCGCCGTCATGGGCCTGAAGCAGACCACCACCGGTGAGACGCTGTCCGACGACAAGCAGCCGGTGATCCTGGAGTCCATGGACTTCCCGGCGCCGGTCATCCAGGTCGCGATCGAGCCCAAGTCCAAGGGCGACCAGGAGAAGCTGGGTGTCGCCATCCAGCGTCTCGCGGAGGAGGACCCCTCCTTCCAGGTCCACTCGGACGAGGAGACCGGTCAGACCATCATCGGCGGTATGGGCGAGCTGCACCTCGAGGTGCTGGTCGACCGTATGCGCCGTGAGTTCAAGGTCGAGGCCAACGTCGGCAAGCCGCAGGTCGCCTACCGCGAGACGATCCGCAAGGCCGTCGAGCGCGTCGACTACACGCACAAGAAGCAGACTGGTGGTACCGGCCAGTTCGCGAAGGTGCAGATCGCGATCGAGCCGATCGAGGGCGGCGACGCCTCGTACGAGTTCGTGAACAAGGTCACCGGTGGCCGTATCCCGAAGGAGTACATCCCTTCGGTGGACGCCGGTGCGCAGGAGGCCATGCAGTTCGGCATCCTCGCGGGCTACGAGATGACCGGCGTGCGCGTCACGCTGATCGACGGTGGCTACCACGAGGTCGACTCCTCCGAGCTCGCGTTCAAGATCGCCGGCTCGCAGGCCTTCAAGGAGGCCGCGCGCAAGGCCAGCCCCGTGCTGCTCGAGCCGATGATGGCCGTCGAGGTCACCACGCCCGAGGACTACATGGGCGAGGTCATCGGTGACATCAACTCCCGCCGTGGCCAGATCCAGGCCATGGAGGAGCGGGCGGGTGCTCGCGTCGTGAAGGGCCTCGTGCCCCTCTCGGAGATGTTCGGTTACGTCGGCGACCTGCGCAGCAAGACGTCCGGCCGGGCCAGCTACTCCATGCAGTTCGACTCCTACGCCGAGGTTCCGCGGAACGTCGCCGAGGAGATCATCGCGAAGGCCAAGGGCGAGTAA
- the tuf gene encoding elongation factor Tu — translation MAKAKFERTKPHVNIGTIGHIDHGKTTLTAAITKVLHDAYPDLNEASAFDQIDKAPEERQRGITISIAHVEYQTETRHYAHVDCPGHADYIKNMITGAAQMDGAILVVAATDGPMPQTKEHVLLARQVGVPYIVVALNKADMVDDEEILELVELEVRELLSEYEFPGDDVPVVKVSALKALEGDKEWGQSVLDLMAAVDEAIPQPERDVDKPFLMPIEDVFTITGRGTVVTGRIERGVLKVNETVDIIGIKPEKTTTTVTGIEMFRKLLDEGQAGENVGLLLRGIKREDVERGQVIIKPGSVTPHTEFEAQAYILSKDEGGRHTPFFNNYRPQFYFRTTDVTGVVTLPEGTEMVMPGDNTEMKVELIQPVAMEEGLKFAIREGGRTVGAGQVTKINK, via the coding sequence GTGGCGAAGGCGAAGTTCGAGCGGACTAAGCCCCACGTCAACATCGGCACCATCGGTCACATCGACCACGGTAAGACGACCCTCACGGCCGCCATTACCAAGGTGCTGCACGACGCGTACCCGGACCTGAACGAGGCCTCGGCCTTCGACCAGATCGACAAGGCTCCCGAGGAGCGCCAGCGCGGTATCACCATCTCCATCGCGCACGTCGAGTACCAGACGGAGACCCGTCACTACGCCCACGTCGACTGCCCCGGTCACGCGGACTACATCAAGAACATGATCACGGGTGCGGCGCAGATGGACGGCGCCATCCTCGTGGTCGCCGCCACCGACGGCCCGATGCCGCAGACCAAGGAGCACGTGCTCCTGGCCCGCCAGGTCGGCGTTCCGTACATCGTCGTCGCCCTGAACAAGGCCGACATGGTGGACGACGAGGAGATCCTGGAGCTCGTCGAGCTCGAGGTGCGTGAGCTCCTCTCCGAGTACGAGTTCCCGGGCGACGACGTTCCCGTCGTCAAGGTCTCGGCGCTCAAGGCGCTCGAGGGCGACAAGGAGTGGGGCCAGTCGGTCCTAGACCTGATGGCCGCCGTCGACGAGGCGATCCCGCAGCCCGAGCGTGACGTCGACAAGCCGTTCCTGATGCCGATCGAGGACGTCTTCACCATCACCGGTCGCGGTACGGTCGTCACCGGCCGTATCGAGCGTGGTGTCCTCAAGGTCAACGAGACCGTCGACATCATCGGCATCAAGCCGGAGAAGACCACCACCACGGTCACCGGCATCGAGATGTTCCGCAAGCTGCTCGACGAGGGCCAGGCCGGTGAGAACGTCGGTCTGCTGCTCCGCGGCATCAAGCGCGAGGACGTCGAGCGCGGCCAGGTCATCATCAAGCCCGGTTCGGTCACCCCGCACACCGAGTTCGAGGCCCAGGCCTACATCCTGTCCAAGGACGAGGGTGGCCGCCACACGCCGTTCTTCAACAACTACCGTCCGCAGTTCTACTTCCGTACGACGGACGTGACCGGCGTCGTGACCCTCCCCGAGGGCACCGAGATGGTCATGCCGGGTGACAACACCGAGATGAAGGTGGAGCTCATCCAGCCCGTCGCCATGGAAGAGGGCCTGAAGTTCGCCATCCGTGAGGGTGGCCGGACGGTCGGCGCCGGCCAGGTCACCAAGATCAACAAGTAA
- a CDS encoding TetR/AcrR family transcriptional regulator → MSESDQRGTSAAPSRRKDARRNKETLLDAAAAVFVTAGVDAPVRDIAARAGVGTGTLYRHFPTRADLIIAVYRHQVDACAEAGPALLAEGPTPHAALRRWIDLFVDFLVTKHGLAAVLRSDQSGFAALHDYFLDRLVPVCADLLSASAAAGEIRDDITALTLLRGVGNLCIGAENDPDYDARGLAAVLVDGLRRTP, encoded by the coding sequence GTGAGCGAGAGCGACCAGCGCGGCACGAGCGCGGCACCGTCCCGGCGGAAGGACGCCCGGCGCAACAAGGAGACGCTGCTCGACGCGGCCGCCGCGGTCTTCGTCACCGCGGGCGTGGACGCCCCGGTGCGGGACATCGCCGCCCGGGCCGGCGTCGGCACGGGCACCCTCTACCGGCACTTCCCGACCCGCGCGGACCTGATCATCGCCGTCTACCGGCACCAGGTGGACGCCTGCGCCGAGGCCGGCCCGGCCCTGCTCGCCGAGGGCCCGACCCCGCACGCGGCCCTGCGCCGCTGGATCGACCTGTTCGTGGACTTCCTGGTCACCAAGCACGGCCTCGCCGCCGTGCTGCGCTCCGACCAGTCCGGGTTCGCCGCCCTGCACGACTACTTCCTGGACCGTCTGGTGCCCGTCTGCGCCGACCTGCTGTCCGCCTCGGCCGCCGCCGGCGAGATCCGCGACGACATCACGGCGCTCACCCTGCTGCGCGGCGTCGGCAACCTGTGCATCGGCGCCGAGAACGACCCCGACTACGACGCCCGCGGGCTCGCCGCCGTCCTGGTCGACGGCCTGCGCCGCACCCCCTGA
- a CDS encoding aldo/keto reductase, protein MQYRTLGRTGVQVSTLALGAMNFGAIGRTTQDEATAIVDAALEAGVNLIDTADFYGEGESEEMVGKAIAGRRDDLVLATKATMPIGEERNHRGSSRRWLYKALDDSLRRLGVDHVDLFQIHRWDPTTTDEETLSALTDLQRAGKIRYFGSSTFPAYRIVQAQWAARELRLGRYVTEQPSYSILQRGIESHVLPVTQEYGLGVLVWSPLASGWLSGAVRKGQEVTTSRSKVLPERFDLSIPSNQARSEAVERLAVVADEAGLTLIQLALGFVNAHPAVTAALIGPRTLEHLHSQLAAADTVLSADVLDAIDEIVAPGTDLAPQEKFDTPPALLDVSLRRR, encoded by the coding sequence ATGCAGTACCGCACGCTCGGCCGCACCGGCGTCCAGGTCAGCACGCTCGCGCTCGGCGCCATGAACTTCGGCGCCATCGGGCGCACCACCCAGGACGAGGCCACCGCCATCGTCGACGCGGCCCTGGAGGCCGGCGTCAACCTCATCGACACCGCCGACTTCTACGGCGAGGGCGAGTCCGAGGAGATGGTCGGCAAGGCCATCGCGGGTCGCCGCGACGACCTGGTCCTGGCCACCAAGGCCACCATGCCGATCGGGGAGGAGCGCAACCACCGTGGCAGCTCCCGCCGCTGGCTCTACAAGGCCCTCGACGACAGCCTGCGCCGCCTCGGCGTCGACCACGTCGACCTGTTCCAGATCCACCGCTGGGACCCCACGACGACCGACGAGGAGACCCTGTCGGCCCTGACCGACCTCCAGCGCGCCGGGAAGATCCGCTACTTCGGCTCCTCCACCTTCCCCGCCTACCGCATCGTGCAGGCGCAGTGGGCCGCCCGCGAGCTGCGTCTGGGCCGGTACGTCACCGAGCAGCCCAGCTACTCGATCCTCCAGCGCGGCATCGAGTCGCACGTCCTCCCGGTGACCCAGGAGTACGGCCTCGGCGTGCTGGTGTGGAGCCCGCTCGCCTCGGGCTGGCTGTCCGGCGCGGTCCGCAAGGGCCAGGAGGTGACCACGAGCCGCTCGAAGGTGCTGCCCGAGCGCTTCGACCTCTCGATCCCCTCCAACCAGGCCCGCAGCGAGGCCGTCGAGCGGCTGGCCGTGGTCGCCGACGAGGCCGGGCTCACCCTGATCCAGCTGGCCCTGGGATTCGTCAACGCGCACCCCGCCGTGACCGCCGCGCTCATCGGCCCCCGCACGCTGGAGCATCTGCACTCCCAGCTCGCCGCCGCCGACACCGTGCTCTCCGCCGACGTCCTCGACGCGATCGACGAGATCGTCGCCCCCGGCACCGACCTGGCCCCGCAGGAGAAGTTCGACACGCCGCCCGCGCTGCTCGACGTGTCCCTGCGCCGCCGCTGA
- a CDS encoding LLM class flavin-dependent oxidoreductase, translating to MSGIPRPSFGIMTAPSQVGYDDLVRVWREADEVPEIEHAWLFDHLMPIFGDPQGPVFEGWTLLAALAAQTRRLRLGVMVTSNRFRAPAHLAKIATTVDVVSGGRLDFGIGVGSRPHPPEARREYPAHGLPFLEPARAVESLAEACTVIRRLWTADEPFDFHGTHHRLTGAFARPRPVQRPHPPILVGGRSSATLRVAAVHADVWNVPGGDIDDVVRRSALLDRYCADIGRDPASIVRSIHLPVDTGRPGAVRDAVGEALEAGFRHVVLGLPAPFPAGIARWVAEEVIRPSAG from the coding sequence ATGTCCGGCATCCCCCGGCCCAGCTTCGGGATCATGACCGCGCCCTCGCAGGTCGGCTACGACGACCTCGTCCGCGTCTGGCGCGAGGCGGACGAGGTCCCCGAGATCGAGCACGCCTGGCTGTTCGACCACCTCATGCCCATCTTCGGCGACCCCCAGGGTCCGGTCTTCGAGGGCTGGACGCTGCTCGCCGCCCTCGCGGCGCAGACCCGGCGGCTCCGGCTCGGCGTGATGGTGACCAGCAACCGGTTCCGGGCGCCCGCGCATCTCGCCAAGATCGCGACGACGGTGGACGTCGTCTCCGGCGGGCGGCTGGACTTCGGCATCGGGGTCGGCTCACGGCCCCACCCGCCGGAGGCCCGGCGCGAGTACCCGGCCCACGGTCTGCCCTTCCTGGAGCCGGCCCGGGCGGTCGAGAGCCTCGCCGAGGCGTGCACGGTGATCCGCCGGCTGTGGACCGCGGACGAGCCGTTCGACTTCCACGGCACCCATCACCGGCTGACCGGGGCCTTCGCCCGCCCCAGGCCCGTGCAGCGCCCGCATCCGCCGATCCTCGTCGGCGGCCGGTCGTCGGCGACGCTGCGGGTGGCCGCGGTCCACGCCGACGTGTGGAACGTGCCGGGCGGCGACATCGACGACGTGGTGCGGCGCAGCGCCCTGCTGGACCGGTACTGCGCCGACATCGGCCGCGACCCGGCGTCGATCGTCCGGTCGATCCACCTGCCGGTCGACACCGGCCGGCCCGGCGCCGTGCGGGACGCCGTGGGGGAGGCGCTGGAGGCGGGGTTCCGGCACGTCGTGCT